The DNA sequence GTTGATGAGCAAGATGCTCAAGATGCGCAATATCCCGCACCAGGTGCTCAACGCCAAGCAGCACCAGCGCGAAGCCGAGATCGTGGCCAATGCGGGCATGGCGGGCACGGTGACCATCGCCACGAACATGGCCGGCCGTGGTACCGACATCAAACTGGGGTCCGGGGTGAAGGAGGCCGGGGGCCTGGCCATCATCGGCACGGAAAAACACGACAGCCGACGGGTCGACCGCCAGCTGCGTGGACGCGCGGGCCGCCAGGGCGATCCAGGCAGCAGCCAGTTCTATGTGAGCCTGGAGGACGACCTGATGCGCATGTTCAACAGCCAGCGCATCAGCAAGCTGATGGACCGTCTGGGCCTGAAGGAGGGCGAGGTGATCCAGCACAGCATGGTCACCGCCAGCATCGAGCGCGCCCAGAAGAAGGTGGAGGAGAACAACTTCGGCATCCGGAAGCGCCTGCTGGAGTATGACGATGTGATGAACAGCCAGCGCACGGTTATCTACAAGCGCCGGCGCAATGCGCTGTTCGGCGACCGCTTGAAGCTGGACATCCTGAACATGTTCCACGAGGTGTCCGCGGGCACCGTGCAGCAATACCACGGCGACCCCGAACCGGAGGCTTACAGCGCCTTCGAGATGGAGCTCTTCCGCCGCTTCGCCATACCCTGTCCGGTCAGTGAGCAGGAGTTCAGGAGCATCAAGGTCCAGGAACTCTCCGACCGCGTTTACGAAGCGGCCATGGCGGCCTATGACCGGCACGGTGCGCGCATCGCGGAACAGGCCATGCCGGTGATCACCGATGTGTTCCTGAATCAGGGCAAGCAATACGAGAACATCGTGGTTCCGATCACCGACGGGCTGAAGACCATGCAGGTGGTGACGCACCTGGAGAAGTGCTACCGCACGCAGGGCATGGACCTGATCACCAGCATCGAGAAGTACATCACGCTGGCGATCATCGACAACGAGTGGAAGGAACATCTGCGGGAGATGGACGAACTGCGGCGCAGCGTGCAGAACGCGGCCATCGAACAGAAGGACCCGCTGCTGATCTACAAGCTCGAGAGCTTCAACCTCTTCAAGGCCATCATCGAGCGCGTCAATCAAGAAGTGGTGGGCTTCCTGGCCAAGGCCGGCCTCCCTTCCCAGCAGCCTCAGGTGCAGCAGGCCCAGGCGCCGCGTGCGTCCCAACAGCAACTGCGCACCGGCCGCTCGGAGGTGGGCGCACCCGCCGGTGCCATGCGAGGCGCAGCGGCCCCACCCCCCGGTGTGCGCGGCCCCATGCCCGCCGGTGGAGCACCCCGCCAGCCTGTCGCACCTGTGCGGGTGGAGAAAAAGGTGGGTCGCAACGACCCCTGCCCATGCGGCAGCGGCAAGAAATACAAGCAGTGCCACGGCAAGGCGGGCTGAGCCTTACACGGCACACCTGAAAGCCGAAGGCCGGTCTTACGGGACCGGCCTTCAAGCTTATGGTGTATGTGGTGTGGTTCTCAGAATTGTACGGGCAGCTTCATCTGCACGCGCACCGGTTGGCCGCGTTCCATGCCGGGTTCCCAAGGTGCCGATGAGCGTATCGCCTCCACCAATTGGTGGTCCAGCTTCACGCCCTTCTGTTCGATCACCCTCACGTCGCTCAGCTGTCCGTCCTTCTCCACGATGAAGCTCGCCGTCGCGGAGCCCTTGGTGTGTTTGGTGTCCACCGGGCTCACCCTTTCCTTGATGTAGCGCACCAGTTCACGTTCGCCGCCCAAGGGGTAGCGCGGCATGGTCTGCGCACGGGTGTACACGATGTTGGCCAGCGGCTCGGGATCGTAGACCTTCTCGGCCAGGGGGCGGCCCCATTGGTCGAAACGCTCCCAAACACCGGTCTTCAGGCCCATGACGTACTCACCACGGCTCTCCACCTTGCCATTCCGGTGGTAGAAGATGAAACGGCCATGTTCCACAAGCATCTCGGGATCGGCGTAGCTGCCTTCGGTCTTCAACCCGCCGTCCATACTGAAGGTCTTCGCCAGGAACTGGCCATCCTTCACCCCAACGGCGATGCGGTAGTAGGCGGCGTTCTTCTTGGAGGTGGCTTCAAGCACCTCATTGAGGTATTGCTTCTCGCTCAACTGGGCCGATGCCTCCTGGGGAAGGTGGAGGCCGAAGACCAGGAACAGACAGGGAGATATGAGGGCGGTGGGGCGCAATGGGGGCATCTGAAGGTTCGCCCCTTGCAACGCGATGCATCCCCGGGGGGTTACAGCCTTCAGCCGGCCCAGCCCTCGCGGTCCAGACTGCGGTACTGGATGGCCTCGGCGAGGTGTTCGGTGCGGATGTCCGGGCCACCGGCCAGATCGGCGATGGTACGCGCCACTTTCAGGATGCGGTCGTAAGCGCGGGCGCTGAGGCCGAGCCGCTCCATGGCCTTCTCCAACAGGGCCTTTCCGGCATCGTCGATGCGACAGATCTCGCGCAGCTCACGGCTGCCGATCTGGGCGTTGCAGTGGATCTTCCGGCCGCTGTATCGATCCTGCTGCACCTTCCTGGCCGCGATGACCCTGTCGCGCATGTCGGCACTCTTCTCACTCTGCCGCTCGGCGCTCAATTCGGCGAAGGGTACCGGTGTCACCTCGATATGGATGTCGATGCGGTCCAGCAATGGCCCGCTCACTTTGTTCAGGTATTTCTGCACCACGCCCGGGGCGCACACACAATCCTTCTCCGGGTGGTTGT is a window from the Flavobacteriales bacterium genome containing:
- a CDS encoding energy transducer TonB, whose amino-acid sequence is MPPLRPTALISPCLFLVFGLHLPQEASAQLSEKQYLNEVLEATSKKNAAYYRIAVGVKDGQFLAKTFSMDGGLKTEGSYADPEMLVEHGRFIFYHRNGKVESRGEYVMGLKTGVWERFDQWGRPLAEKVYDPEPLANIVYTRAQTMPRYPLGGERELVRYIKERVSPVDTKHTKGSATASFIVEKDGQLSDVRVIEQKGVKLDHQLVEAIRSSAPWEPGMERGQPVRVQMKLPVQF